A part of Methanobrevibacter sp. genomic DNA contains:
- a CDS encoding zinc ribbon domain-containing protein, whose amino-acid sequence MGFCNSCGRPIVKEDYGTNKDGSLNPEFCKDCFQDGEYTEPDITLNEMIVRKTKEMMEKNPRLAETQATGITAMFIPGLKRWNPEFQDDYKTL is encoded by the coding sequence ATGGGATTTTGTAATTCTTGTGGCAGACCAATTGTAAAAGAAGATTATGGAACAAATAAAGATGGAAGTCTTAATCCTGAATTTTGTAAAGATTGTTTTCAAGATGGAGAATATACGGAACCTGATATAACTCTTAATGAGATGATTGTTAGAAAAACAAAAGAAATGATGGAAAAAAATCCAAGATTGGCGGAAACCCAAGCAACTGGTATTACAGCCATGTTTATTCCTGGATTAAAAAGATGGAATCCTGAATTTCAGGATGATTATAAAACTCTTTAG
- the cobT gene encoding nicotinate mononucleotide-dependent phosphoribosyltransferase CobT produces MIEGIKTYGSDELTKKLQECDDPVFLITIGTTETSLIDGISGAGPSADLTEYTPASDVEFMVLGEVRCCEAPAETVVGDAAAPTPARLTKASLQLSNIPFVVVDAGSKIKPDIEYVSFGKEYGRDIRTGKGVLNPLEIFENAKDLGSELSRRHEMLIIGESIAAGTTTALGVLRALGYDANEKVSGSMPYNPHDMKTKVVDEGLKNAGLDPEKDEIDAIQAIAAVGDPTLPAISGLVLGSDIPIILAGGTQMAAVCAIIKSIKPNFDFSRINLATTVYVAGDETADLFGILKQIDESITVNVVDPEFEKSTHEGLKNYLKGFVKEGAGAGGAMYTALVLGNSREKLRKRIEKICK; encoded by the coding sequence ATTGGAACTACAGAAACATCATTAATAGATGGAATTTCTGGTGCTGGACCTTCAGCGGATTTAACCGAATACACTCCCGCTTCAGATGTTGAATTTATGGTTTTGGGTGAAGTGAGATGTTGCGAAGCCCCAGCTGAAACAGTTGTTGGCGATGCAGCAGCACCAACCCCTGCAAGACTTACAAAAGCTTCACTTCAACTCTCAAATATCCCATTCGTCGTTGTTGATGCAGGTTCCAAAATCAAACCAGATATCGAATATGTCAGCTTTGGAAAAGAATATGGAAGGGATATCAGAACTGGAAAAGGAGTTTTAAACCCATTGGAAATATTTGAAAACGCAAAGGATTTAGGTTCTGAGCTATCAAGAAGGCATGAAATGCTAATAATCGGTGAAAGCATTGCTGCAGGAACAACTACCGCTTTGGGAGTATTGAGAGCCCTAGGCTATGATGCCAATGAAAAAGTAAGCGGCAGCATGCCATATAATCCTCATGATATGAAAACAAAAGTCGTTGATGAAGGGCTAAAAAATGCGGGACTCGACCCTGAAAAAGATGAAATCGATGCTATTCAAGCAATAGCTGCAGTGGGAGACCCGACATTGCCTGCAATTTCAGGATTGGTTTTAGGATCTGATATTCCAATTATATTGGCAGGCGGAACCCAAATGGCCGCTGTCTGTGCAATAATAAAATCCATAAAACCTAACTTTGATTTTTCAAGAATCAATTTGGCTACTACAGTGTATGTTGCAGGTGATGAAACTGCAGATTTATTCGGAATATTAAAACAAATTGACGAAAGCATTACTGTCAATGTAGTGGACCCTGAATTTGAAAAATCAACTCACGAAGGACTAAAAAATTATTTAAAGGGATTCGTTAAGGAAGGTGCCGGAGCCGGAGGGGCAATGTATACGGCACTCGTTTTAGGAAATTCCCGAGAAAAACTTAGAAAAAGAATAGAAAAAATATGTAAATAG
- a CDS encoding branched-chain amino acid transaminase: MAWDDKKTKVWFDGEFVEWQDANISLLSHVVHYGTSVFEGIRAYSNEKGVAVYRLEEHVQRLFDSAKVYKMDIPFTQEEIAEAILETVRINDLNGCYIRPIVFRGYGELGVNPLGCPVNVAIAAWEWGSYLGEEGMANGVDIGVSSWRKPAPDTFPTLAKCGANYMNSQLAKLEAIDNGFDEAIMLDYEGHVSEGSGENIFLVEGKKLFTPSMASSNLKGITRDSIMAIARDLGYEVVEETISRERLYFADEVFFTGTAAEVTPIRSIDHRTIGAGKRGPISEEIQTAFFDIVEAKVEDKYGWMTYI, from the coding sequence ATGGCATGGGATGACAAAAAGACAAAAGTATGGTTTGACGGAGAATTTGTTGAATGGCAAGATGCAAATATTTCATTACTTTCTCATGTAGTTCACTATGGAACTAGCGTTTTTGAAGGTATTCGTGCATACTCTAATGAAAAGGGTGTTGCAGTATATCGTTTAGAAGAACATGTACAACGTTTATTTGACTCAGCAAAAGTATATAAGATGGATATTCCTTTCACCCAAGAGGAAATTGCAGAAGCAATCCTTGAAACAGTTCGCATCAACGATTTAAACGGTTGTTATATCCGCCCTATTGTATTTAGGGGATATGGAGAATTAGGTGTTAATCCTTTAGGATGCCCTGTTAATGTAGCAATCGCTGCATGGGAATGGGGATCTTATCTTGGTGAAGAAGGAATGGCTAATGGTGTAGATATTGGTGTTTCATCTTGGAGAAAACCAGCTCCTGATACATTCCCAACTCTTGCTAAATGTGGAGCTAACTATATGAACTCCCAATTAGCTAAGCTTGAAGCTATTGACAATGGATTTGATGAAGCTATCATGCTTGATTATGAAGGGCATGTATCTGAAGGTAGTGGGGAAAACATTTTCCTTGTTGAAGGTAAAAAATTATTCACTCCATCAATGGCATCATCTAACCTTAAGGGTATTACTAGGGATTCCATAATGGCTATCGCTCGTGACTTAGGATATGAGGTTGTTGAAGAAACCATTTCAAGAGAAAGATTATACTTTGCAGATGAAGTATTCTTTACAGGAACTGCAGCTGAAGTTACTCCAATCCGTTCAATCGACCACAGAACAATAGGTGCTGGTAAAAGAGGACCAATTTCTGAGGAAATACAAACTGCTTTCTTTGATATCGTTGAAGCTAAAGTTGAAGATAAATACGGTTGGATGACTTATATTTAA
- a CDS encoding flavodoxin family protein: MKIFGICASPRNNTTEHVLKNALNQLEEDGFDCEIFTCQAKSIKPCMHCDFCLEHKRCIIEDDMADVYRGLQEADGIILATPVQSGGISSNLATIMDRTRALEAVDYNLLRGKIGMSIAVGGDRTGGQDFAHLKNITYFMIHGIIPVSGGPFGSNLGASFWSNDSLDDIKNDSYGWQSLDRTLVEFKNFLNKYI, encoded by the coding sequence ATGAAAATTTTTGGTATCTGTGCTAGTCCTAGAAATAACACGACAGAGCATGTTTTAAAGAATGCTTTAAATCAACTTGAAGAGGACGGATTCGACTGTGAGATATTCACTTGTCAGGCCAAATCCATTAAGCCATGTATGCACTGCGATTTTTGCTTGGAGCATAAAAGATGCATAATCGAAGATGACATGGCTGATGTGTATAGGGGCCTTCAGGAAGCCGACGGCATAATTCTGGCCACTCCTGTTCAAAGTGGAGGAATAAGTAGCAATTTGGCGACTATAATGGATAGAACTCGAGCTTTGGAAGCAGTTGACTATAATCTGCTTCGAGGAAAGATTGGGATGAGCATAGCTGTCGGTGGCGACAGGACAGGCGGTCAGGATTTTGCACATCTGAAAAATATTACATATTTTATGATACATGGCATAATACCTGTAAGCGGAGGGCCTTTCGGTTCTAATTTAGGTGCTTCTTTTTGGTCAAATGATTCATTAGATGATATTAAAAACGATTCTTATGGTTGGCAGTCTTTAGATAGGACCTTGGTGGAATTTAAAAATTTCCTAAATAAGTATATTTAA
- a CDS encoding 4Fe-4S binding protein, whose translation MLQILVDEDKCIACGKCEEICPKAAKIWKITNVAHILDLRYCHVCTLCAMECPTNCIKIIRPGEDA comes from the coding sequence GTGTTACAAATTTTAGTTGATGAGGATAAGTGCATCGCCTGCGGTAAATGTGAAGAGATTTGTCCGAAAGCAGCTAAAATTTGGAAAATTACTAACGTTGCACATATATTGGATTTGAGATATTGTCATGTTTGTACATTATGTGCAATGGAATGCCCTACAAATTGTATTAAAATTATACGTCCGGGCGAAGATGCCTAA
- a CDS encoding F420-dependent methylenetetrahydromethanopterin dehydrogenase codes for MVVKIAIIKSGNIGTSPVIDLLLDERADRPNIDVRTFGSGAKMNPEQVEDVVPKIDAFEPDFAIFISPNPGAPGPAKARELLSEKDVPAIIIGDAPGKGKKDEMDEQGLGYIIVMSDPMIGAKREWLDPTEMAIFNSDILKVLAETGALRLVQQTIDAVIAQADAGEAIELPKLIVTAEKAAEAGEFANPYAKAKAIAAYEMAGSVANLDMKGCFMTKGFENFIPLVAAAHEIAACAAKLAQEAREIEKANDTVLRTPHMKEGNPGRKTDLISKPE; via the coding sequence ATGGTAGTTAAAATTGCTATTATTAAAAGTGGTAATATTGGTACTTCACCAGTAATTGACCTATTGTTAGACGAAAGAGCAGACAGACCAAATATCGATGTAAGAACCTTTGGATCTGGAGCAAAAATGAACCCAGAACAAGTAGAAGACGTTGTACCTAAAATAGACGCTTTCGAACCTGATTTCGCAATTTTCATTAGCCCAAACCCAGGAGCACCTGGACCAGCTAAAGCAAGAGAATTATTATCTGAAAAAGATGTTCCTGCTATCATCATCGGTGACGCACCTGGTAAAGGTAAGAAAGATGAAATGGACGAACAAGGCTTAGGATACATCATCGTAATGTCTGACCCAATGATCGGTGCAAAAAGAGAATGGTTAGACCCAACTGAAATGGCTATCTTCAACTCAGACATCTTAAAAGTACTCGCAGAAACCGGTGCTTTAAGATTAGTTCAACAAACCATTGATGCTGTTATCGCACAAGCAGACGCTGGCGAAGCAATCGAATTACCTAAACTCATCGTTACTGCTGAAAAAGCTGCGGAAGCTGGTGAATTCGCAAACCCATACGCAAAAGCAAAAGCTATTGCTGCATACGAAATGGCTGGATCTGTCGCAAACTTAGACATGAAAGGTTGTTTCATGACCAAAGGTTTCGAAAACTTCATCCCATTAGTAGCTGCTGCACACGAAATCGCTGCATGTGCTGCTAAATTAGCACAAGAAGCAAGAGAAATCGAAAAAGCAAACGACACTGTTTTAAGAACCCCTCACATGAAAGAAGGAAACCCAGGTCGTAAAACAGACTTAATCTCAAAACCAGAATAA
- a CDS encoding bifunctional 5,6,7,8-tetrahydromethanopterin hydro-lyase/3-hexulose-6-phosphate synthase, translating into MYRIGEALIGDGPELAHVDLLIGDKFGPVGQAFANGLSNLSVGHTPLTSVIRPNLMTKPATLIIPKVTVGDLDDASKIFGPAQTAVARAVADAVEDGYIPKDIVEDIVINASVFIDPSAKDFRKIYQYNYGATKLAIRRAMDGYPSIDKVLAEKDRGTHPIMGFKVKKLWSPPYLQVALDLDNLDAMERIIADIPDNERILLEAGTPLVKKFGVGVVGKIRELRPDAFIIADLKTLDVGRVEVKMAADETADAVAISGLGTIESIKKAIHETQKQGIYSILDMMNVKDFDKKLSQLPDDLKPDIVLLHRNVDLETYKAEHGEDLGGMTEWGNIKEIKEILGKGLVAVAGGIRPSNVEEAIEKGADIIIAGRYIIGSRDVRRAAQDFLEHFDPDPDNMRLAMDEDEQVN; encoded by the coding sequence ATGTATAGAATAGGAGAAGCTCTTATTGGAGATGGCCCTGAATTAGCACACGTTGATTTATTAATTGGTGATAAATTTGGACCTGTTGGCCAAGCTTTCGCAAATGGTTTATCTAACCTTTCTGTAGGCCACACTCCTTTGACAAGTGTAATTAGACCTAATTTGATGACTAAACCAGCTACTTTAATTATCCCTAAAGTAACTGTTGGTGATTTAGATGATGCTAGTAAGATTTTTGGACCTGCACAAACTGCTGTTGCAAGAGCAGTGGCTGATGCAGTAGAAGATGGATACATCCCTAAAGATATAGTTGAAGACATTGTTATTAATGCGAGCGTATTCATTGATCCATCTGCAAAAGATTTCAGAAAAATTTATCAATATAATTATGGTGCAACAAAATTAGCTATCAGAAGAGCTATGGACGGATACCCATCTATTGACAAAGTACTCGCAGAAAAAGACCGTGGAACTCACCCAATTATGGGATTCAAGGTCAAAAAACTTTGGTCACCACCATACTTACAAGTTGCACTTGACCTAGATAATTTAGACGCAATGGAAAGAATCATTGCTGATATACCTGATAATGAAAGAATTCTTCTCGAAGCAGGAACTCCACTTGTTAAAAAGTTCGGTGTTGGAGTTGTTGGCAAAATCAGAGAATTACGTCCGGATGCATTCATTATTGCTGATTTAAAAACTTTAGATGTTGGTCGTGTAGAAGTTAAAATGGCAGCTGACGAGACTGCTGATGCAGTAGCTATTTCCGGTCTTGGTACTATCGAATCTATCAAGAAAGCTATTCATGAAACTCAAAAACAAGGAATCTATTCCATCCTTGATATGATGAATGTCAAAGACTTTGATAAAAAGTTATCTCAATTGCCAGATGATTTAAAACCAGATATCGTATTGTTACACAGAAATGTGGATCTAGAGACATACAAAGCCGAACATGGTGAAGACCTCGGCGGCATGACCGAATGGGGTAACATCAAAGAAATTAAGGAAATTCTCGGTAAAGGTTTAGTCGCTGTTGCAGGTGGAATTAGACCTAGCAACGTAGAAGAAGCAATTGAAAAAGGTGCAGATATTATCATTGCAGGAAGATATATTATTGGTTCTAGAGATGTAAGAAGGGCTGCTCAAGACTTCTTAGAACATTTCGACCCAGATCCTGATAATATGAGACTTGCAATGGATGAAGACGAACAAGTAAATTAG
- the uppP gene encoding undecaprenyl-diphosphatase UppP: MDILQGIIIGIVQGLTEFLPVSSSAHLVFIQNILGVESSLAFDTFLHLGSLLAVLWFFRGDIIKMIRSWIGSIQDILQGRFKEGFYSDPYKRLAWYVILATIPVGLVGVLFDDAVESLFSGALYVPAFFLFVTGTILYLSQRMSSGNINYDNITKKEALWMGLGQACAILPGLSRSGTTIAAGLTVGLDKEFAAKFSFILSIPAIFGAFVFQLKDIGGALDVNFLPIILGFIAAFIAAYAAIKWMLELIQKRSLDIFAYYCWIVGIVVFMGSIAHIF; this comes from the coding sequence ATGGATATACTCCAAGGAATTATTATTGGTATAGTTCAGGGTTTGACTGAATTCTTACCGGTTAGTAGTTCAGCACATTTAGTTTTTATCCAGAATATCTTAGGTGTTGAAAGCTCTCTTGCTTTTGACACATTTCTTCATTTAGGATCTTTACTCGCTGTATTGTGGTTTTTTAGAGGCGACATAATTAAAATGATTCGCTCTTGGATAGGAAGTATCCAGGATATCCTTCAAGGAAGATTTAAGGAAGGATTTTACAGTGATCCCTATAAAAGACTTGCTTGGTATGTTATTTTAGCCACTATTCCCGTCGGATTGGTCGGCGTGTTATTTGATGATGCTGTAGAGTCTCTTTTTTCAGGTGCACTATATGTTCCGGCATTCTTTTTATTTGTAACAGGTACAATCCTTTATTTATCCCAAAGGATGTCTAGCGGAAATATCAATTACGATAACATCACTAAAAAAGAAGCTTTATGGATGGGTTTAGGTCAGGCTTGCGCAATCTTACCTGGTCTTTCACGTTCAGGTACTACAATTGCAGCCGGTCTTACAGTAGGTCTTGATAAAGAATTTGCCGCAAAATTCAGTTTCATATTGTCTATTCCAGCTATCTTTGGAGCTTTTGTATTCCAGCTTAAAGATATTGGTGGAGCTCTTGATGTTAACTTCTTGCCAATAATATTGGGCTTTATAGCAGCATTCATAGCGGCTTATGCGGCCATTAAATGGATGCTGGAATTGATACAAAAAAGAAGTTTGGATATATTCGCTTACTACTGTTGGATAGTGGGCATAGTCGTATTTATGGGCTCAATAGCTCACATATTTTAA
- a CDS encoding phosphoserine phosphatase, which translates to MKVGKGIVKKYSREYNRTLKNGERKKYTTEQIQITVPKHEDIYQNKEEVLIIPQSEIENFKSREEENQALKVANYLHVEEVKKLERQLEENLNPSTLGFQSEIEKLRAELAQKNNELAEMESKFNSLHEDNINDLKNENNLIRDKHSKLIVENENLKTKFVNIKTENENLKTKYSSIKEENKNLKTKCTSLKEEHSSIKESYNKVSRKYDQLKQENLNTKTSYAEMYEINEGLENDYDSLRVEYNDLVDKYNALEEELYTIKNTKSHDEYIANKVKEFILKSRN; encoded by the coding sequence ATGAAAGTTGGTAAAGGTATTGTAAAAAAATATTCTAGGGAATATAATAGAACATTAAAAAATGGTGAGAGAAAAAAATACACCACCGAACAAATTCAAATAACAGTGCCTAAACACGAAGATATTTACCAAAACAAAGAAGAAGTTTTAATAATACCGCAATCAGAAATAGAAAATTTCAAAAGTAGAGAGGAAGAAAATCAAGCATTGAAGGTAGCTAATTATTTACATGTAGAGGAAGTGAAAAAATTGGAAAGACAACTAGAAGAAAATTTAAACCCATCTACTTTAGGATTTCAAAGTGAAATTGAAAAATTAAGAGCTGAACTCGCCCAAAAAAATAATGAATTAGCTGAAATGGAAAGCAAATTCAATTCCCTACATGAAGACAATATTAACGATTTGAAAAATGAAAACAATCTGATTAGAGATAAGCACTCCAAATTAATCGTTGAGAATGAAAATCTCAAAACTAAATTCGTTAACATAAAAACCGAAAACGAAAATCTCAAGACTAAATATTCCAGCATAAAAGAAGAAAATAAAAACCTTAAAACAAAATGCACATCCTTAAAGGAGGAACACTCCTCAATTAAAGAGAGTTACAATAAGGTTAGTCGCAAATATGATCAATTAAAACAAGAAAATCTCAATACAAAAACCAGTTATGCTGAAATGTATGAAATTAACGAAGGTCTGGAGAACGATTATGACTCCCTTCGAGTTGAATACAACGATTTAGTTGATAAATACAACGCTTTAGAAGAAGAGCTATATACAATTAAGAATACAAAATCACACGACGAATATATAGCCAATAAAGTCAAAGAATTTATTTTAAAAAGTAGAAACTAA
- the hisB gene encoding imidazoleglycerol-phosphate dehydratase HisB, giving the protein MTRDAIVSRKTSETEIDIKMNLDGSGDYNISTGVNFFNHMLESFSKHSMIDLDVQASGDIEIDDHHTIEDVGILLGEAFAEAIGDKKGIKRMAHAIVPMDESVATIAIDISGRSYCNMDIDFKNEKIGDMTSNIVIHFFESFASSAKINIYGTAEGANDHHKAEAIFKAFAKSLKEAVKIEHNQIPSTKGVL; this is encoded by the coding sequence ATGACTAGAGATGCTATTGTTTCAAGGAAAACTTCTGAAACTGAAATTGATATAAAAATGAATCTTGATGGTAGTGGAGATTACAATATTTCCACTGGAGTAAACTTTTTTAATCACATGTTAGAGTCTTTTTCAAAACATAGTATGATTGATTTGGATGTTCAAGCAAGTGGCGACATTGAAATAGACGATCATCACACTATTGAAGATGTTGGAATATTGCTTGGTGAAGCGTTCGCTGAAGCTATTGGCGATAAAAAGGGAATTAAAAGAATGGCGCATGCTATTGTTCCTATGGATGAGTCAGTGGCTACCATTGCAATTGATATTAGTGGACGCAGTTATTGCAATATGGACATTGATTTTAAAAATGAAAAAATCGGCGACATGACATCCAATATAGTAATTCACTTTTTCGAGTCATTTGCAAGCAGTGCAAAAATCAATATTTATGGAACCGCTGAAGGCGCAAATGACCATCATAAAGCTGAAGCTATCTTTAAAGCATTCGCCAAGTCTTTAAAAGAAGCTGTTAAAATAGAACATAATCAAATTCCTTCTACAAAAGGAGTATTATAG
- a CDS encoding TOBE domain-containing protein produces the protein MADVSAGVEYKINVDGNSFLLDSKKYQLLESILDTGSLTEASKYINVSYRTALNYIEKLESTLNVKIVSTTKGGKGGGGGTTLTEEGYSILKECKKINAIMELHKDVNEIEAEIIDINDVKGVMTIKMEDFQINAPLNRKYQIGDNILALISYDNIFLMLEPQTSSIRNILKGKIVEMKLIGEIIRVKVNVGGVILCSDITVSAEKELNLNIGKEVYVGFKAMSVATLKL, from the coding sequence ATGGCTGATGTTAGTGCAGGTGTTGAATATAAAATCAATGTCGATGGAAATTCTTTTTTGTTGGATAGTAAAAAATACCAACTTTTAGAATCTATCTTAGACACTGGTTCTTTAACTGAAGCATCAAAATATATCAATGTTTCATATAGAACTGCTCTAAATTACATTGAAAAATTAGAATCAACACTGAATGTAAAAATTGTTAGTACAACAAAAGGGGGAAAAGGCGGGGGTGGCGGAACCACTCTTACTGAAGAAGGTTATTCTATTTTAAAAGAATGTAAGAAAATTAATGCAATCATGGAACTTCACAAAGATGTTAATGAAATTGAAGCGGAAATAATTGATATCAATGATGTTAAGGGAGTAATGACTATAAAAATGGAAGATTTCCAGATCAACGCTCCTTTAAATAGAAAATATCAAATTGGAGATAATATACTTGCTTTGATTAGTTATGATAATATCTTTTTGATGTTAGAGCCGCAAACATCCAGTATACGTAATATTCTCAAGGGCAAAATTGTTGAAATGAAGCTTATTGGTGAGATTATTCGTGTTAAGGTAAATGTTGGTGGAGTTATTCTATGCTCAGATATTACAGTTTCTGCTGAAAAGGAATTAAATCTCAATATAGGAAAAGAAGTTTATGTTGGATTTAAGGCTATGTCTGTAGCTACTTTAAAATTATAA
- a CDS encoding oligosaccharide flippase family protein, whose amino-acid sequence MASKLVRGSLIIFIGNIIFRVGGYIYRFLMAILLGPASYGILGVTLPFQGIFQTLAAGGLPPAIAKFVAEYEAVNEHDMARHTIYTALKIMVCLGLFLGFLMIFVVAPWLAYDYLGKPLALIPLQIVGLITPFGVVVGAFRGAFQGVYKMEYIVYTRAVEQISMIFFATAFVLMGFSAIGALWGTVIGFALSSTSGVLIFKFYMPKYIPKPSENFVFTFRDELRLAARLLKFSIPVIITAIAEMLIYNVCTIVMGKFLTFSDVGFFAAADPIARLPLIISTSVATTILPASSEAFKVHDLNALQKYVGESYKLSLLFVVPMCIGLALFAVPTLHLLYFKNPAYVAGAAALAILSIGMTFYSIFTISTSIVQGIGNPRIPMYILICGSILTAILCWILIPSLGIAGGAAATTIACFLMMVPCIYFVFKLTKAKAPTMPVVKILAASAIMAVFGLFIPKTTLFLFPGIILCMIVYFFALILVKFFTKEDIATFRGYTTKFGPLSKILNKLLDLVEKIEFRN is encoded by the coding sequence ATGGCAAGTAAGTTAGTTAGAGGTAGTTTGATAATTTTCATTGGAAATATAATTTTCCGTGTTGGAGGTTATATTTACCGCTTTTTAATGGCAATATTATTGGGGCCCGCCTCTTATGGTATTTTGGGGGTTACATTACCTTTCCAAGGTATTTTTCAAACACTTGCTGCTGGTGGACTTCCTCCGGCGATTGCCAAGTTCGTAGCAGAATATGAGGCTGTCAATGAGCATGACATGGCTCGGCATACTATATACACGGCTTTAAAGATTATGGTATGTCTGGGGTTGTTTTTAGGATTTTTGATGATTTTTGTTGTCGCTCCATGGTTGGCTTATGATTATTTGGGAAAGCCTCTTGCATTGATTCCTTTACAGATTGTAGGGCTAATCACTCCGTTTGGTGTAGTTGTCGGTGCATTTAGGGGTGCATTCCAAGGCGTATATAAGATGGAGTATATTGTATATACCCGTGCTGTAGAGCAAATTTCCATGATTTTCTTTGCAACAGCATTTGTTTTGATGGGATTTTCAGCTATTGGAGCATTATGGGGTACTGTCATCGGTTTTGCTCTTTCTTCAACTTCCGGAGTACTGATATTTAAATTTTACATGCCAAAATATATTCCAAAGCCAAGTGAAAATTTTGTTTTCACATTCCGCGATGAATTAAGATTAGCGGCACGTTTGCTTAAGTTTTCAATTCCTGTAATCATTACAGCTATTGCTGAAATGCTGATTTATAATGTTTGTACTATTGTCATGGGTAAATTTTTAACTTTTTCCGATGTCGGATTTTTCGCAGCTGCCGATCCGATTGCAAGATTGCCTTTGATAATTTCAACTTCTGTTGCAACTACAATTCTGCCGGCTTCCTCTGAAGCTTTCAAGGTGCACGATTTAAATGCTCTTCAAAAATACGTTGGAGAGTCATATAAACTTTCATTGTTGTTTGTAGTTCCAATGTGTATAGGTCTTGCGTTATTTGCCGTGCCTACTCTACATTTGCTTTACTTTAAAAATCCCGCTTATGTTGCAGGTGCAGCCGCTTTGGCGATCTTATCAATAGGAATGACATTTTATTCAATTTTCACAATATCCACAAGTATTGTTCAAGGTATTGGAAATCCTAGGATTCCTATGTATATTTTAATTTGCGGTTCTATTCTTACCGCTATTCTTTGTTGGATTTTGATTCCATCTTTAGGCATTGCTGGTGGTGCTGCCGCAACCACAATCGCTTGTTTTTTAATGATGGTGCCTTGTATCTATTTTGTATTTAAATTAACAAAAGCCAAAGCTCCAACCATGCCAGTTGTTAAAATTTTAGCGGCTTCTGCTATTATGGCTGTTTTCGGATTATTTATCCCTAAAACAACATTATTCCTATTCCCTGGCATAATTCTTTGCATGATAGTTTATTTCTTTGCATTGATTTTAGTCAAATTCTTTACAAAAGAGGATATTGCAACTTTCAGAGGATATACCACTAAATTTGGCCCGCTTTCGAAAATTTTAAATAAATTGTTAGATTTAGTGGAAAAAATAGAGTTTCGAAATTAA